In Spirochaeta thermophila DSM 6578, the DNA window CTGGACATCTCGAAGGACCCCATCCCGGTGGTCCCTGCAGCCCACTATTTCTGTGGAGGAGTGAAGGTGAATCTCGATGGGCGGACGGAACTTCCGGGACTCTATGCCGTGGGGGAGTGCGCCTGCACCGGGGTTCACGGAGCCAACAGGCTGGCCTCTGTTTCGCTCCTGGAGGCGCTCACCTTCGGCATCCGTGCCGGTAAGGACATCGCCCGTCGACATTCCCGCCCCTCTCGACGCCTTCAGAGGAGCATACCTGATTGGGTGTTCCCCCCTCAAGAGGAGGACGTGGATCCGGTGCTGGTGAAGAGCGATCTCAAGTACCTCAGGTCTCTGATGTGGCACTATGTGGGGATCATCCGGACATCCAAGCGTCTCAACAGGGCGCTCGCCGATATCAACTACCTCCAGCATCGAGTCGAAAGCTTTTACAAGAAGGCGAAGGTGAGAAGGGATATCGTCGAACTGCGGAATGCGGTTCTCGTGGCTCGAATCATCGCCCAGTCGGCGGTGTCTCAGCAGGTATCGGTAGGGTGCCACTATGTGGAGCACTAGGACGAGAGGTGGAAAGCTCTGGGATGCCCTGGTACTCTCCCCTGCCAAAGTGAACTTCCACCTCGAAATACTTGACACGAGGGAGGATGGTTATCATAATATACGATCGATATTCCAGACGATATCCATATTCGACAGGATATGGATTCGTTCTTTGACAGACGCGGAAGAAGATGTAGTGGATGGTGTTCCGGCCACTCCTGAAGAGAGTACTGTTCACAGGGCAGTCCGGATCTTCAGAGAGGCGACGGGGTGGAGAGGATATGTTCATGTCAAGGTGGAAAAACGCATCCCTTCCGGGGCAGGTCTCGGCGGGGCTTCGAGCAATGCTGCTGCCGTGCTGAGGGTGCTCGATACCCTCACGGGAGTCGGTTTGGGAGAAGAGCGACTCGCTGAACTCGGACTGGAGGTGGGCAGCGATGTTCCCTTCTTTTGTCGTGCTCCGGCCGCCCTCGTGGAGGGAAGGGGGGAGGTGATCCGTCCGGTGAAACCCAGAGACGACTTCTGGCTCC includes these proteins:
- the ispE gene encoding 4-(cytidine 5'-diphospho)-2-C-methyl-D-erythritol kinase → MWSTRTRGGKLWDALVLSPAKVNFHLEILDTREDGYHNIRSIFQTISIFDRIWIRSLTDAEEDVVDGVPATPEESTVHRAVRIFREATGWRGYVHVKVEKRIPSGAGLGGASSNAAAVLRVLDTLTGVGLGEERLAELGLEVGSDVPFFCRAPAALVEGRGEVIRPVKPRDDFWLLCVAPGFPISTVQAYALYDERKEVVMHEGLSPRRIVKSYEMYAPEKWGFRNAFFDVLVPRYPLLQDIVQGLGELGALYANVSGSGSVVYGVFPSFADLVRADAAMVRQGYETYRAHPLKRLPRVWCA